The Herminiimonas arsenitoxidans sequence CGTCCTTATCACGATCTGAACAGCTATCCGGAAATGAAGGCACTGGCTGATCAGTGGGAAGTCATTCGTGATGAAGCCGTCGCCCTGCAGGACAAGATCAAGGCTTCGGACAATATGGACGACGCCGGCTTCAACTCCTTCTTCCGTCGCGGCTGGACCCGTTTCTATCTGAAGTGGTACGGTGAAAGCCATCCATCAGCGATGCAAAGCTGCCCACGCACGGTCGCCATACTGGATTCGATTCCTATCATCAAGGCAGCGATGTTCGCGCAATTGCCACCAGGCGCCGATCTGGGCAAGCACCGCGATCCGTATGCTGGCTCCTTGCGTTATCACCTGGGTTTGGCCACGCCGAATGACGATCGCTGCTTCATCGATGTCGATGGCGTGCGTTATAGCTGGCGCGATGGCGAAGCGGTTATCTTTGATGAAACCTATATCCACTGGGCCGCCAACGAAAGCGACAAGAACCGCATCATTCTGTTCTGCGATCTGGAACGCAAGATGAAGTGGCGCTGGGCACAAGCCTTCAACCAATGGTTCAGCCGCACCGTGATGGCATCCACTGCAGCGCCTAACGATATGCAAGATCGCACCGGTGGTCTCAATCGCGCATTCCGCCATATTTACGCGATCCGGGCCAACGGCAAGAAACTGAAGGCACGCAACAAGCCTTTGTACTACATCGTGAAATGGTCTATCTTGCTGGCGATAGTCGGCGGCATCTTGATGATTTGATGCAAATCTGATGATGAGAAAAAGCTCGCTACGGCGGGCTTTTTTATTGGGAATATAGACTGCAGACGCAAAAATGGCTTGGTCTAGCCAAGCCATTGGTTTTGATTACAAGCAACTATTTAATGATGCAGCGCTGGAATTTCCAGGCGTTTATTCCAGGCATCCACCGCTTTCTGACTATTCTTGGCGTCTGCATCGCCGCTGAAATGCGCAGTGTTGTGATTCAGGGTACAAGTTTCATTCGTACAATGTACGTAGCTGTAAGGCAATTCGGATTCTAGGTAATGGGCTTCTTTCAGTTCTGCTTTACCACCGCAAAACGGGCAGGATTTCAGTGCTTTATCCATTTTTTCCCTCCAAGTGATTGCGTTATGTCTCTCAGTTTGATTCCATCGTTTGATAACTTGGATACTCAAGAGTTCAGCCGAATTCCCCTTAATGAATGAGTTGTTGATTTGCCTTATCGAAGGGCTGATTGATTGCAGCCACTCGATTTAAATTCTAGTACAAAACACAAACAAAAGTTTCTTAACCCTACAACTTTTGTTTGTATTGTTCTTACGCACGCACAAGCTTGCATCACACACATCTACTTGGGCTTTGCCACTCTCTCGCATTTGCTGCGTTCCGATGGCCAAGGCTGCACGTGCAAACGCTGACCAGCCACTTCCATATCCTGAAACATCGGCGGCACCGCGCGATAACTGCCATCTTCCAATGCCTGCGCAACGTCCTTGCAACCTGCATTCAGTCCGTCTATCGTGCCGCTGGCGCTCCATTTGCCATCGCTCTCCAGCGAGAAAACTACCAAACGCCCGTAATCTTGCGTATTTTTTAACAGGATTTCCGCTTTGCCATCGCCAGTCAGATCAAGCAGATAAGCATTGCATTTCTGATCTTGCCGCTTCAAACACTCCGGCAACATATAGTTGCTGTTGGAGTCCGTCCAATTTTGCGTGAGGAAGGCAGCGGGCAAACTTGCTCCTTTCGGCCAGACGGTAATGCTGTCTGCGCGCGTCTGCGCATTTGCGGCAGGGCCATCCTTGTTCCATTTGTTTTTCTTTTGCAGCGCGGCTTCCGCGCGTTTGCGGATCAGTTCAGCATCCGTACCCGTGGTCTGGACTTTCAACTTTTGCAGCGCATCATTACCGTAACGCGCACCTTCAAAGCGCAGGAAATCGAAATCGAATTGCGCAGCACTCACTTTGCCGGTTTCCAGACGCGCTAATTGATTCGCCACCGACAAGCGTGCCGGATCGGCAATCGGCGTAAACATCGCCAGCAATACCGCCAACGTTAGAAAAGCCGTCAAGACATTCGTCGGCGCAATCCGCGCCAACCACGCATCACGTTCCACCGCAGCCCACAGATAACCGCAGGCATAAGAAATCGCCACCAGCAAACAAGCTGCAGCGATCACGCGATCACTGGTCCAGCCGTATTGCTGTACCCGCAAGGTCAACGAATAAATCGCGATCAGCGTCATCGGCAACAACAGCACACACGCCAATCTGGCGCTCACGCGCAGCACGCGCGCGACTTCCTTGCCGACTTCACCGCTCTGAAATGCCGTATTGATCAACACCACCAAGACTGCGGTCGAGCCCAGCAACACCGATGTTGCATGACGCGTCGCCCACAAAGGCTCCAAGCCGGTAAAAGGCAAGCTGATGAGAAAGCCGCCAACGATCAATGTCGTAATCGGCAACAGCCATGACATCAAGACCAACAACAGGCTGCGTATGCCGCGCACGATACCCGGACGCACATCGGTAATATGCAGCGCCGTGGAAAATGCAAAGACCGTCACTGGAATCGCAAACCACGATTGCTCCAGCAGCTTTTGCAGGAAGTTGAGTTTGACCAGCATGAACAAGGTTGCACCCAGCCACAGGATCAACCACAACACACCGACAAACAGCGCCGACAACTTGATCTGTATCAGCAGTTGCCAGGCACTTTCAAAATACGAGGGATAGCGTGCGATACGACGTTGATCTTTTGCCGCCGCCAAGACCAGGGCATGCGCAATATAGAAACCCGCAGCAGCAAAGAACAGCAGCAAGCCGGAAGGCATGCGCTTGAACGTGCCACCACCTAACCAGCTGCGCCCTTCAATGAAGCCGATACGCCAGATATCGTAAATGCCCAACACTGCACAAATCAACGCAGCAACTACCATCCAGATCCAGATGCGTCGTGATTCAAGATGGCCCAAGCCGGAGATAAACAACACCGGCACAAACAGGAAGATCAGCGCCAGGGTGGCGAATAGATAAACGTTGGTCGCAGGCCAGCTCGCTGACTTCAGGGAAAAATACAGCGCATACAATACGAGGCCCTGCAGCACACCCGTCAACAGCCGCAAGCGCGCCACACGATCCGTCACTATGGCTTTGGGTATGGACAACTCTTCATCTGTTGCGGTCGTATGCATCTGTGTGCTCCCGTTTATTGTTGTGATCGACACTGCAAAACTCTGTCGATGGTAATCCCGATTTACGCCTAAGCACCATATAAACAAAAAGCCGGAAAATCAAATACCTGATTTATCCGGCTCCACTGAAGCGATAAGAATTACATATTCAGCGTGTTTCAAACACGCCTTCAACCTTATTCTTGCGCACATTATTCCAGGTGAAGATTTGCGCATTCATCGCGATATACACACCGTGCGGCAAGGCTTGCGCAATACCGCAGGCAAACCCGAAGTTGAAGAAGGCGTCCGAATCCTTGATTTCATACGGAATCATCGCACCCGTCAGCACAATGGTTTTTTTTAATTGCGCGGCTCCGAGCACTTCCGCCGTTTCTTTCATCGTATCGGTACCGTGGACAATGACGATGCTTTTTTCATCGGCGCGCAGGCAGGATGCGGCGATGCGCTGACGATCGGCGTCATGCATCTCCAACGAATCAAGGAAGGGAAGTTGTTCTAGCTGCAGCGGCACCGTAATCCGGGCGCGCTTGATGATCTGCGGCAAATGGCCGTTACTGAAATTCAGCTTGCCGGTAATTTCATCGTAATGCTTATCGAAAGTACCGCCGGTGGCGATGATGCGCAGTGTCATTGGGATCACACAACAAAGATAGTCCAAAAGCGGATATCACATCATAACGCGAGCCAGCCAATTGTGAGAAGAGCTACGCATTTATCAGACGATAAATTTACAAATGGATGAGGCAGATATCGCGAGGTTATCTCTACCGCGCGTATCTGCACTCATCCATCCGGCTTCAGGCAGCGATCTTCATCGGTTCGGCAGGAATTGGTATTTCCTGATCATTGAGAACAGCAAACAGATGATCAACGTTGATCGATTGAATCAACAAGCGGCCGCCATTGGCTTGTATCACCTCCGTCACCAACATACCGTCGGTCGGACTGGCCAACGGCGTTGGTGTAATTTGCGAAGCTTGGAATTCCGGCACACCGTGTAACTCGCTGACCAGCAAGCCTATGCTTTGCGTGCCGCGCTTGACGATGATGACTTGGCTGCTGCTATCAATTTCCGACTTGTAACCGCGCATCAAATGACCGAGATCGAAGACCCAGACAAAGCGCTTGGCCTCGTTATCATGATGCAAGGCGAGGATACCGATCCGCTCTGGACGACCGCCCATCGAAACCGGCGATACGGCTGACGCCGGCAAGGCTTCTTCCGCATGTTCGGCCGCCAGTGCAAACAGGGAGCCATCGATGAAGAAGGTGGCAAACTCGCGTCCAGGTGCTGCGGTTGGATCGACTTCCAGCGTGGTCGATACGCTGTTGCCGTTGTTGATTTTTTGCCGTTCTTCGCCAAAGGAGTTGTACACCACGGCTAGCACGTCTTCGCTATAACCATCCGAAGTCTTGAACTCGCGATAGCCGTGCGATACGGTGCAGCCGAGTATGGCGTAATGGCCGTCGTGGATCACGATGCGCGAAGTACTGCTACCGTTTTCCATTGCCAGCAATTCTGGATCTATCTCCAAATAGTCGCCTACCGGACGCGTAGGATCGGTGCTGGAAATAATGCGGCCGCTGCGATTGATAAAGAGGGCGCTGACTTCTTCCTTGTCGCCGAGCGCACCTTTCAACATCGCCGAGAACTCCGGCTCCGAATCGAACACGATACCGATGCCGCCGACAATTTGTCCGGCGTTGTCTGGATGACGGATCGCCGCGTGATAAACGTAAGTCGGCCGTTCGCCATACAGCGGCGTGTTTTCAAACGGCGTGACGTAATAATGCTGATCGCTGCGCAAGCTGGAAACATGCTCCAGCGTAGTTTCGTCGATATGCGTGCCGACCACTTCCAGTCCATCTTCCTTGAAGTCGGTGCTGGCGATGATCATGCCTGCATTGTCGTAAATAAAAATCCGCGTATAGACCGTGTACAGCGAGTTGATGTAATCGAGAATCTCGCTCAAGCGCGCGACAGTTTCTG is a genomic window containing:
- the lpxO gene encoding lipid A hydroxylase LpxO; translated protein: MKWTLISLFICSVLYTHYRGKVRHKWLRQSTDHSTFMAPINAFMTLFSPLPDRPYHDLNSYPEMKALADQWEVIRDEAVALQDKIKASDNMDDAGFNSFFRRGWTRFYLKWYGESHPSAMQSCPRTVAILDSIPIIKAAMFAQLPPGADLGKHRDPYAGSLRYHLGLATPNDDRCFIDVDGVRYSWRDGEAVIFDETYIHWAANESDKNRIILFCDLERKMKWRWAQAFNQWFSRTVMASTAAPNDMQDRTGGLNRAFRHIYAIRANGKKLKARNKPLYYIVKWSILLAIVGGILMI
- a CDS encoding Lar family restriction alleviation protein, translating into MDKALKSCPFCGGKAELKEAHYLESELPYSYVHCTNETCTLNHNTAHFSGDADAKNSQKAVDAWNKRLEIPALHH
- a CDS encoding DUF4153 domain-containing protein; this encodes MHTTATDEELSIPKAIVTDRVARLRLLTGVLQGLVLYALYFSLKSASWPATNVYLFATLALIFLFVPVLFISGLGHLESRRIWIWMVVAALICAVLGIYDIWRIGFIEGRSWLGGGTFKRMPSGLLLFFAAAGFYIAHALVLAAAKDQRRIARYPSYFESAWQLLIQIKLSALFVGVLWLILWLGATLFMLVKLNFLQKLLEQSWFAIPVTVFAFSTALHITDVRPGIVRGIRSLLLVLMSWLLPITTLIVGGFLISLPFTGLEPLWATRHATSVLLGSTAVLVVLINTAFQSGEVGKEVARVLRVSARLACVLLLPMTLIAIYSLTLRVQQYGWTSDRVIAAACLLVAISYACGYLWAAVERDAWLARIAPTNVLTAFLTLAVLLAMFTPIADPARLSVANQLARLETGKVSAAQFDFDFLRFEGARYGNDALQKLKVQTTGTDAELIRKRAEAALQKKNKWNKDGPAANAQTRADSITVWPKGASLPAAFLTQNWTDSNSNYMLPECLKRQDQKCNAYLLDLTGDGKAEILLKNTQDYGRLVVFSLESDGKWSASGTIDGLNAGCKDVAQALEDGSYRAVPPMFQDMEVAGQRLHVQPWPSERSKCERVAKPK
- a CDS encoding asparaginase domain-containing protein: MTLRIIATGGTFDKHYDEITGKLNFSNGHLPQIIKRARITVPLQLEQLPFLDSLEMHDADRQRIAASCLRADEKSIVIVHGTDTMKETAEVLGAAQLKKTIVLTGAMIPYEIKDSDAFFNFGFACGIAQALPHGVYIAMNAQIFTWNNVRKNKVEGVFETR